Proteins encoded together in one Equus asinus isolate D_3611 breed Donkey chromosome 12, EquAss-T2T_v2, whole genome shotgun sequence window:
- the LOC106841937 gene encoding lymphocyte antigen 6H-like isoform X2, giving the protein MKGIYLVLLAVLLCSQQALSLQCYNCTEEEDVSKCQTTISCDSTPSICYKGGRTLTKTSGQVVKLHSKGCASSCDDVYDMMEQLVEKMISEDRSKLELWAPDCCGKDLCNRVAQACHTLRTPSINHRLKMQRLPSPGWTGAARRAEPIAPQRVLCRAPTAVSRQ; this is encoded by the exons ATGAAAGGCATCTATCTCGtcctgctggccgtgctgctgtGCTCCCAGCAAG CCCTGAGCCTCCAGTGCTACAACTGCACTGAAGAAGAGGATGTCAGCAAGTGCCAGACCACCATCTCATGTGACTCCACACCGAGCATCTGCTATAAGGGCGGCAGGACCTTGACCAAGACCAGTG GGCAGGTGGTCAAGTTACATTCTAAGGGTTGTGCCTCTTCCTGCGATGACGTTTATGACATGATGGAGCAGCTGGTGGAGAAGATGATTTCAGAGGACAGGTCTAAGTTAGAACTGTGGGCTCCGGACTGCTGTGGAAAGGACCTCTGCAACAGGGTGGCCCAG GCCTGTCACACTTTGCGAACACCATCAATCAACCACAGACTCAAGATGCAGAGACTGCCGAGCCCCGGCTGGACAGGGGCTGCTAGGAGAGCGGAGCCCATAGCCCCTCAGCGGGTCCTCTGCAGAGCGCCCACGGCAGTCAGTAGACAATAA
- the LOC106841937 gene encoding lymphocyte antigen 6H-like isoform X3 — MKGIYLVLLAVLLCSQQALSLQCYNCTEEEDVSKCQTTISCDSTPSICYKGGRTLTKTSGQVVKLHSKGCASSCDDVYDMMEQLVEKMISEDRSKLELWAPDCCGKDLCNRVAQVGRSLWILAGGLLLSLGPALLWALL, encoded by the exons ATGAAAGGCATCTATCTCGtcctgctggccgtgctgctgtGCTCCCAGCAAG CCCTGAGCCTCCAGTGCTACAACTGCACTGAAGAAGAGGATGTCAGCAAGTGCCAGACCACCATCTCATGTGACTCCACACCGAGCATCTGCTATAAGGGCGGCAGGACCTTGACCAAGACCAGTG GGCAGGTGGTCAAGTTACATTCTAAGGGTTGTGCCTCTTCCTGCGATGACGTTTATGACATGATGGAGCAGCTGGTGGAGAAGATGATTTCAGAGGACAGGTCTAAGTTAGAACTGTGGGCTCCGGACTGCTGTGGAAAGGACCTCTGCAACAGGGTGGCCCAGGTGGGGCGCAGCCTCTGGATCCTGGCCGGGGGGCTCCTGCTCAGCCTGGGGCCTGCCCTCCTCTGGGCCCTGCTGTGA
- the LOC106841937 gene encoding lymphocyte antigen 6H-like isoform X1 has product MKGIYLVLLAVLLCSQQALSLQCYNCTEEEDVSKCQTTISCDSTPSICYKGGRTLTKTSGQVVKLHSKGCASSCDDVYDMMEQLVEKMISEDRSKLELWAPDCCGKDLCNRVAQAMLGLHLLLHLGPRDPGKEAGSIHPRVTLGHSCPPTWPAPAPGPPPCYANRPVTLCEHHQSTTDSRCRDCRAPAGQGLLGERSP; this is encoded by the exons ATGAAAGGCATCTATCTCGtcctgctggccgtgctgctgtGCTCCCAGCAAG CCCTGAGCCTCCAGTGCTACAACTGCACTGAAGAAGAGGATGTCAGCAAGTGCCAGACCACCATCTCATGTGACTCCACACCGAGCATCTGCTATAAGGGCGGCAGGACCTTGACCAAGACCAGTG GGCAGGTGGTCAAGTTACATTCTAAGGGTTGTGCCTCTTCCTGCGATGACGTTTATGACATGATGGAGCAGCTGGTGGAGAAGATGATTTCAGAGGACAGGTCTAAGTTAGAACTGTGGGCTCCGGACTGCTGTGGAAAGGACCTCTGCAACAGGGTGGCCCAG GCTATGCTTGGACTCCACCTCCTGCTACACCTGGGACCCAGAGACCCAGGGAAGGAGGCGGGCAGCATCCACCCTCGGGTGACCCTCGGCcactcctgccctcccacctggccagccccagccccaggcccaccgCCCTGCTATGCCAACAGGCCTGTCACACTTTGCGAACACCATCAATCAACCACAGACTCAAGATGCAGAGACTGCCGAGCCCCGGCTGGACAGGGGCTGCTAGGAGAGCGGAGCCCATAG